Sequence from the Zeugodacus cucurbitae isolate PBARC_wt_2022May chromosome 2, idZeuCucr1.2, whole genome shotgun sequence genome:
GCTTAGCAGCAGGCGAAGCGTTGCAAATAGTAATTAGCATAATGAATGAACAACATGGACAGATTCATAATTAGTAGACgcatttttgtatatacacacatacatacaatataattaaatacatttggTGGGTTACCAGCTGATTGTCTATTAACAAATACAGGCATAGTCGCATTGGACTTCAACATCTTTGATTTAGATTTGCATAATAGTACAACGAACCTTATAAATGTTGCCTATTAAGCTGGAAACTTTTATTAACGAAGTTTTATTGCGAAAAGTTCTGTCATTATTTGATCAACTTTTGGCCCACCTCTGATTATTAAATGCCTATTTACTCTACCATATACCATATAGATTACTGGCATATTTTACTCGCTGATATTCTACGAATTAAGAGACTTCCGTCAATAACCTGGAAGTCTAATACTacttcaaaacaagtaaggaagggctaagttcgggtgtaaccaaacattttatactctcgaaatttatttatttaactttatttatattatataatacacaatttgacccacatattagtcatatatattgcataaagtccattgaaagttggaaaacataatattaggttggaagcaccgaggtccacgtgttcgatatatggggccttaaaaacctatggtccgatttcggtgatttttagaatggggctgccacactataaacatagtatttgtgcaaagttctgcaccgatatctccactagtgcttactttatacattgtaatgtaaacgattcagatcgtcttcaatgttctggtatataggaagcaggcgtggttgtgaagcgatttggcctattttcacaacatatcattgggatgtaaggaaactattacgaaccaagtttcattgaaatcggtcgagtagttcctgagatatggtttttgacccataagtgggcgacgccacgcccattttccattttgtaaaaaaatctgagtgcagcgtccatctgccattccttatgtgaaatttagtgtttctgacgtttttcgttagtgagttaacccacttttagtaattttcaacctaacctttgtatgggaggtgggcgtggttattatccaatttctttaatttttggactatattaagaagtggctaaaaaaacgactgcagaaagtttggtttatatagctctattggtttccagatatgtacaaaaaatctatttgggggcgaggccacgcccacttccccaaaaaaattacatccaaatatgccccttcataatgcgatccttcataccaaattttatggcttagttatggcactttacgtgttttcggttttcgccattttgtgggcgtggcagtggtccgattttgctcattttcgaaatcaaccttcctatggtgccaagaaataagtgtgccaagtttaatcaagatatcttcatttttactcaagttacagcttgcacggacggacagacggacaaacagacatccggatttgaactttactcatcaccctgatcactttggtatatataaccctatatctaactcgtttagttttgggtgttacaaacaaccgttatgtgaacacctttgttgcgagagtatattgaattaaaaagaaaCAAGTCATACTGTGATTCATGCTATGTTTAATTTTAaggtgttttaaattaattgttgcttttattaaagtaatataatttaaaattaatcgtTTTATCTTTCATTCAAAGCCGAGTATATCAAACAATGTCGTCGTGGTGATCCGCAATTACTGGAGTGCTTTAAGGGTTCTTTGGAGCATCTGAGACCGTATTTATCGCGCGGCATTCCTGAGATTGAGGTGCgtaatatgattttaattttttgtaaaaaatatatatttttaatatttgaagtattatattacattaaagaacaaaataattaagtgaTAAAAATAGGTCGAGATTTAGAAATAATAAACTTCAATGCAGTGAatccaatattaaatttttgatttttggacaCATGTATTGTAGTTTCTGATATTTATTAGTAAAATTCCTAgaattttttcgtaattttattgAACTTTTCGGAAATCAATAATTCATCACTTTTGTGTCCCATTAGTTGTCAACTCAAtgcgcataaataaatacattcccAGTTCCAAGTAGACATTTGGCCATTTGTATTAttgacatacaaacacaaacaacttaTTCCGCTCACCCAGTGAGGCGGAAAGGAAATTATGCAACTCTCTTGTGTGCGGAGGgagaaatgcaacaaaaaattacaaaatattgtacaaaCAAAGTGACTCAATAATTGTTGAATGTGGGCTAAAGCCAACAATTGTCGCCGCCTGCTCGACTGATGCACAGACGACTGCACATGGTTGCTCGGTGTTTATGGTGGCGCCGTCATCGCACTTTGATGCCTCGCTTATTTACTTTGATgtcatatttttgtattttccacaCTAAATCATCGAATTCGCACACTGCACCTTTTTTCCAGAAATCGACAagtatttttgtttgctttcataATACTGGTTTTTCCAGTAACACCATTCGCGGCTGTGCAATTTTCAAGCTGCCACACTGCTGCAAGCGATACTgcttttgcaacatttttttgcgGCATTACAGCTTTTTTTGAACACCGCAATCGGTAATGAAAATGAATTGGCACTCTAGTGGTCGAACAGGAAAATGGAAATGTACTGTGTACTTGCATATTTGTAACGgtaaatttgttgttaattaACATTTGCATTGTTTACACATGTGACGGTACCGGCATATAATTGCACATGTGCATCGGTATAAGCTGACGACTTgcgtaatataaaaatatgagtaTGGAGTAGAGCGCAAAAGCCggcaaaaaattacattttcaatcTTTTTGAAGAAATGTGTGTATCAGATAAGTTACATAAGAATGTGGCTTGCAattgtatttcttaatttttttttgctacgaaataatttaaaaacttagaGAAGAGAACTGAACAGACAATTTAGCGTTGTCAATCATTAAATGACAGAGGAATGATTATGGATATCCTTAACTACGATTAAGTTTTCATAAGCTAAGTTCTAGTGATCACTGTTTGAGATCTGAAACGTAATCCAAAATGTTTAGATGGttagaatttgttttttgtttttgtattgcagTCAATCCTTTGTagtcaaattataaaaataaagtgtcTACTTTGCTTCTCCCGTGTAGCTACCCTCCGTGGAACCCTTCAAAATGGATGCGCTTGCACTACAACTGACCGATGGACCGCAAGGCTATAAAATTACCTTGAAGAATCTCGAAGTATTGGGCGCTAGCAACTTCCAGGTGAAATCAATGAAACTGAGTGAGGGCGATGAACCGTTCAAAGCGCGCATTGCAATGCCCAAACTGAATATCGAAGCGAAATACACCAGCTCCGGTGTGCTGCTCATCATACCAGCCTCAGGTGGTGGAGACTTCCATGCCACTTTTGGTGAGAAAACGTTTTTGCattaaagaattatttaaataattaaaaaaaaaaaaaaacaaaaattaattatttaaaatgttcaaacaatttatttaatttccagaGGGCGTCATCGCTGATATCACTGGCAAAGTGTCGTCTAATGAGAAGTCTGGACGTTCTTATCTGCATGTGGACTCACTCAGTTTGGTGCTAAATGTTAAGGatgtgaatatgaatatttcgGGCGCCTTCAATAACAATCGAATTTTGCGTATGTTTTCATCAGCTGCTTTAAAATCTAGTTgaactaatttttataatttttttaatacagttgAGGCCACAAATTTGTTCCTGCGCGAGAATTCGCGTGTCGTCTTGGAGGCCATGCAAACGCAGCTGCAAAAGAAATTGGCGCAAGAGTTTGGTAAACTCGCTAATCAACTGTTGAAGAATGTACCCAAGGATTTATTCTATGTGGattaaagtgtgtgtgtgattacGTACTACGAGTATACTTGCAGTGAAATACGAAATTCAAACTAAAATTTACACCAGTTTAACAGATGTTTTACGTAAAACATCTAGTATTAGCCATTATTCGGCCTCTACATAGCACTAGCATTAAGGTGATGCTGCTCAAATTCATAATTTAGCGAAAAGCTATACAAATTATTCTCAAATTACTCACAAATTCGCATTATGCTTCCATTCTATAACTTCATATTTGCACATAATTATGGAATCGGTGATTACTATATTTTTACTGCAATTTTCTCACCTTATAACCTTCGCatcttttatatgtaaatagcttgtttttaagttgaaatatttataagtttcACGAATTTAATTTAGGTTTTTTGTAAGAAACTAAATTACATCAATATGCATTTTgaataaactttttaaaatatttaaaataaaactgtgtttcaaatattaaatttcccaaataatatacatataaaataaaagtaatactgTGAAGAGTATCATATGTAAATGTGAAATTCTGAGATTTCATACATAGGTAAGTGAACTACTGGAAATTGTTGTAGCAGTGCAGAATTGTATCTCTGTAGTGCTTAGaggctattaaaaaaaaaaaacaagaaaaaacgttaatatacccttcacaggtgcatttcttctagtaactatgtgtttaagcaaatcgaaagacgtaagaaaaagtaagaaaaaagaagaagacattttactaattccttTTAGCatggttgtttgctagaaacattaaggttatatagttaaccgatctgaacaatttcttcagagattatatttttaccttttacgtcaaatgcgaaaattttccatacaagccattgatgccgatcgttcggtttgtatggcagctatatgctatagtgaactgatctgaacaattttttcggagattaaattatttctatgaacaattactcacaccaaatttcgtgaagatatgtagtaaaatgcggaagttttccatacaagcccttgattctgatcgttcagtttgtatggcagctataagctatagtgaatcgatctgaacaatttttttggaaattaaattatttctatgagcaataactcacactaaatttcgtgtagtaaaatgcggaagttttccataccagcccttgattctgatcgttcagttcgtatggcagctatatgctataatgaaccgatctgaacaatttttttggaaattaaattatttctatgtgcaataactcacactaaatttcgtgaagatatgtagtaaaatgcggaagttttccatacaagcccttgattctgatcgttcagtttgtatggcagctataagctatagtgaatcgatctgaacaatttttttggaaattaaattatttctatgagcaataactcacactaaatttcgtgtagtaaaatgcggaagttttccataccagcccttgattctgatcgttcagttcgtatggcagctatatgctataatgaaccgatctgaacaatttttttggaaattaaattatttctatgagcaataactcacactaaatttcgtgtagtaaaatgcggaagttttccataccagcccttgattctgatcgttcagtttgtatggcagctataagctatagtgaatcgatctgaacaatttttttggaaattaaattatttctatgagcaataactcacactaaatttcgtgtagtaaaatgcggaagttttccatacaagcccttgatgccgatcgttcggtttgtatggcagctatatgctatagtgaactgatctgaacaattttttcggagattaaattatttctatgaacaattactcacaccaactttcgtgaagatatgtacgtattaaaatgcggaagttttccatacaagccattgatgccgatcgttcggtttgtatggcagctatatgatatagtggttccgacaaatgagcagcttcttgaagaataacatctgcaaaatttcaaaatgatatcttaaaaactgaaggactagttcgtatatatacagacagacggacatggctaaatcgactcagttcaacatactgatcatttatatatatactttatagggacTCCGacacttccttctgggtgttataaacttcgtgacaaacttataccctgttcagggtataataattaTACTAAGTTTTAGGTTTTCCAATGAAGAGTTTAATTCCTGGTGAATAACATTAAACAGTGTGTCCTTTACGGGGtgtcttcaaaaaataacgggaattttaaaatatcaaattgtccaaatttttattttattatgtattaatTTCTTACTGTGTCTATAGTCACTATGTTAAGTCGTGTTTTTACTAGTTTTgcgattttcatttattaaaatctaacaattcgttgcttgttcgtaaatttttgtccaaaaacaatactgtagcAATACCTAatgcctccatattcgccaaacATGGCCGCGTGTggttttttcctatttccaaaaataaagagaaccttaaagaatCGTCGTTTTACATGCATAccaaaaatcgctgaaagaagCAAAGGCTATACCAATAATTGGGTTTaggaagtgtttcgacgattgggaaaggcgctggcataagtgcattatATTGAATGTGGGCTATTTTCAAGGTGATAACATTAAAGCAGAcgaatgaataatatttttttttttttcgaaaaatgttttgaatgtttttcgATATgttttgaacacatatatgtatgtatatatcttttaagTGGGGGAATACGCCTTGCATTCCTAAAATGAAAAACCAGTTCAATTtcttttctaataatttattttatttttattaaatattgaaatagttAGTTACACAAGTCATTTTGTATTCAGTTTACttcattttagtttttcttttatttctcctTTTTCGGATTTTTACTGTATTTGAATTCCAAAGCGATCTACATACGTTCAAATTGAACTGATCGCCACGAACATtgcactcgcaatttattttattttttaatttcattttttattgatcGAGTATAATTTTACTTGTAGGGTATATAAATTTAGCTCTACTGTTTCACGCTTACATTTCTGTTTATCTCTgggtttatttcatatttttaactaccgagttacatacatacaattagttTATGCGCATTAATTTcgcatgtttatatatttatatataggtatgtgtatatgtatgtatgtatgtatataagagaGCATTAAtaagcttatttatttatatatattatatatatttacgagtGACTTTATTTCAGCACAAATGAGATACATACATCAGTCGAAATGTTTACCGATTGCTAGCTTGTGAAAATTATTGGAATTTAtgcaatttacttaatttcgcAACAATCGCAAAGTGTTTGCAATCAGTAATTactattcataatttttgtgaaattattaatttggcTAACGTAATACTAAAATGGCATTACTAACAACATCATTGGAGATGGCGAAATAATCTAAATTAAtgttacaaatttaaattaaatgtgttttaaattacaatatacataaatacaatgaTACAATGATACaatgatacatatgtacacacttaCGGCGGAAGTAAGTAAGCATGTTTTCACCACTAcaaaatatacaatacataattcGTTGATGCTCTATCAACAGTTTAGGGCGTGGTTAATAAGTATGTAATTACAAAAGTTATTACGGTCTTTAtctattttagtattattttttgcccgtttaaaatatttttttagttagtttgcttttatttacttgtatttaatattgtatttatttctgtATGAGTGTGTAGGTGTTgcaatttagcttttaatttttacggagttttttttataatttattttatatactcttTTTTTATTAGTGTTCTTTTATATTtcgtcatatatttttaattttccatataaCGTAGTTTCTACTTAtcgatttttgttaaaaatttaccatttatgtAATTAAGATATTACTGTTTGCACTCCATGATGTACATGcgatatattatttgaaaacctGACAACGACAGACCCCACATGGAAATTGTTAAAAACATAAACTTGTtttccctattttttttttataaaaattacgaTAAAATGCGTACAGCTGTAACTCCCAGTGCAAAATCCATGAAATTACTATTGGaattacagtgatccccgcttaagtgacacCCACCACGTTTaggtgcctttcccgcttaagtgactgTAATATTTaggccacaaatacaaaattttgcaaattttctccTTTAAgtgtcttttaattttttttttttgacattgaatgcactgagaattgtcaaatggaaaacacatacacagttttgtaattttttatactctcgcaacaaatgttgctaaagagagtattatagttttgttcacataacggttgtttgtaacacccaaaactaaacgagttaggtatagggttatatataccaaagtgatcagggtgaagagtggagttcaaatccgaatgtctgtctgtctgtccgtccgtccgtccgtccgtctgtgcaagctgtaacttgagtaaaaattgagatatcttgatgaaacttggcacacttatttcttggcaccataggaaggttgctttcgaaaattagcaaaatcggaccactgccacgcccacaaaatggcgaaaaccgaaaacacataaagtgccataattaagccataaataaagctatggaaataaaatttggtatgaaggattgcactatgaaggggcatatttggatgtaatttttttggagaagtgggcgaggtcccgctccctactaagttttttgtacatatctcgcaaaccaatagagctatataaacaaaactttccgCAGCCGTTTTCTTTTGCCACTTTCTAATGCAGTTCAAAAATGatagaaatcgggtaataaccacgcccacctcccatacaaaagttaggttgaaaattactaaaagtgagttaactcactaacgaaaaacgtcagaaacactaaatttcacataagaaatggcagatgaaagctgcactcagatttttttacagaatggaaaatgggcgtggcgtcgcccacttatgggtcaaaaaccatatctcaggaactactccaccgatttcaatgaaacttggtttgtaatagtttccttacatcccaatgatatgttgtgaaaataggccaaatcgcttcacaaccacgcctacttcctatatacctgaactttgaagacaatctgaatagtttactttacaatatataaagtaagtactagtgaagatatcggtgcagaactttgcacaaatactatgttaatagtgtggcagccgcattctaaaaatcgccgaaatcggaccataggtttttaaggccccatatatcgaacacgaggacctcggtgcttctaacctaatattatggtttccaactttcaatggactttatacaatatttatgacgaatatgtgggtcaaattgtgtattatataatataaataaagttaaataaataaattgcgagagtataaaatgttcggttacacccgaacttagcccttccttacttgtgactttcattctaaagaaaaaatattagatcgaagtatttgaaaaaagaaGCTTGAAGCTTGGTAAATAAAaatcttgcatgttaagaagggccacttaagcggggattactgtttGTTCATTTGGAACGCTCTAATTAAGAGAAATTAAGAATTACGATAATGACTCGGCTTTAACCGAAACTAGTGGCTAGTTAATATTTGATAATCCGTAAGACATTGAAAACGCGATAATTCGCAATGAATATTgcacttttttgtctgcagttcttttaaatagaaataatttttttgaagtatttACAATGCAGCCTtaattacaaagaaaaaaacGTTATGTGGTTGGGTATTAAAGACCTCAAAGaacaaccatttaaagtttcgaataatatatttttatgatcaGGACAttgatacagtggaacttctctaactcgaatcaccataatgcacaaaaaaacttcgagttagagagactccgagttatagaaatgttcattaatttccattaatttttcaaaaagctgggaaatatatatgtatttctacacagttttatttatttacttcgcataaagttttatgtacacgcgttaaaacatgtattttgtaattttgcttcTTCCAGTTTGCtcttgtttggctcttgacgtctgtatcccatccctttgttatatgatttatgcaatccataagtgtaataccatatttttagttcgcctccatacgatatagagggactcttttaaggggcacacctagtgtgaaatttcaaaaaaatcgattttcttttcatatttcggaagattacacctttaaaaataacatattaaaattcaaactcaaatcgatatctcaaatagtttttgagttatagcaatttaaagagcagccgcgtTTTTcgcgaaacagcattttccgaatttgctgcagtgattactcaaaaacaaatgatccgatcactaaaattaaattttgtgtaaaattctactatttttttttaaatgctgccatattgtcaatttttgattttttttgatcGTAGGttattgtacagacaatattattcagtttaacgaaattttttttttttttatatttcatccacagagaaggccggaatcactgcagtagtgaaggacctttttttttgttcttaaaattttgaaataattgataaagtatttttttgaataaaaattcccaaaaatcacctttttttaggccattacactaggtgtgccacttaaaattctgtctcgatagtaaaattttaaattttgtattatgccctggtcgaaaagttcaatttatgtaaggaaatttgtatgaaatttcacttctattgccaatttaagagttcgagttatggagtacttcgagttatagaagttcaagttatggaaggaaatttgatttctaaacgctatcgccaattcaaaagttcgagttatggcgatcttggacttatagaagttcgaattaaggaagttccactgtatttttaaatgttaatgaaaaaaaaaataaatgccctATTGTTTTAAACGCTTTAAAGATCAAGGATTAAGAAAAAAAGCTGGCAAACATTTAGcagtaaaatcaaattgaattaaTGTGCCACGAGCCTCGCTAGCTGCTGTGAAAGGTCCTTTtcgtctcttttttttttgagttcacCGTCTGCTGTCAGTTggggatatatttttatttcttgtgtATTGTATCCATGTGGTTATTTATTTCAGTATATATAATGCCTTTAtgctaatatgtatgtatatatgtgtgtacgttGCTTTTACGTTGTAGTTACTTATGACAAATCTTACTTATTTTTCTGCCTTACTTGTCAATGTTTTAAAAAACTGCTTTAAAATGCTTCACTTCTCTACCACGTAATGCATGCATATACCATATGCATGTACCATATATGCAGCACGCACTCTCTTTGCTCCTATGACCTTTTGCCTTCCCGTCAGGAAGCACtgaatttgacaatttttacaCTAAAACctgtttgccatttttattgtgatttatttcattcagtttatttgatttattatttgtttttttttttttgtttctttattttatttaagtttcacttatttatgtatgtatgcatgtatgcgtCTTCAACTGTTGGGCAGTTACTCGATTActgtaaattttacttttatatttaataagtaCTGATTTGTTTTAAAACCTGCGCCACTTCCCCAACTACATGTCgttttgaaaaatgttgcacATTCCATAAAATCTACGAGTACAAAGTACCGTTACCACCTGGTTGCtggtgttttataaaaaatagctcTTCACTAACTTTGACTTTGtagaaaaaatcgaaatgtCCTTTATGTGATATTATTATGTAAATTTACTTACTGattattatgttttcattttcagcTAGACCGTTATTTATTATCATTGTTATCTATCATTTCGTCATTGTATGTactcacatgtatgtatgtatgttatgtatatgtattcagTTTGTATAATACaatttacaaaaagttcgcgATTTAGTCGCgtttgcatacaaaatatttatgtactctGTATGTACATTATTGTGCAcgcctatgtacatacatatacatgattCACATACGttctatattgtatgtatgtgtagatataCTACAATTGTAACTGGTATTGTGTTGAAactcagttatatatatatcatacaaCTCGCATTTTAGCTACTTCTTAcaatttatattacattttatataaaataaatcattgaatatacaatacataagtCCTGTATGTGCTCAGACAACTCTattttcttctactttttttaCTCTTTTATAATGTCTTTAAtagtttaattttgattttccattTGTATTTAAGTTGATTTCTTACGATTATGAAATTTAtctaaattaattcaattattttactgAAATGCAAAACTCGAATTCATTATTCGTATTATTTGAAAgcgattaaataaaattgcatgataaatgaacataaaaaatatataaaaatttctaagCAATTTTGAGATCCTTAATTCAATTCGCttcttttgaggttatgttttcaTGTTATGAGCTACGAAAacgctattttttataaaatgtgtatttttaatttcaaattgtttatgTCAAAATCCGCCACGTGAATCTGATCTTATTATGTTACGTAGTATTCAACGCTGCGCCTTTCTAACTTCTCACCTcgtaattcaaatatttaactgTGTTCTATGAAACGTACAGGCATCACGCGTATATATTATGGGTTATTTATACTTCAACTGATTTTAAgtttgtaacaaaaaaaaaaaaaataacaaaaacgtaCAACGCATATCTCAAATATGGGGTGGACCCTTCATTTCAGTAAATTTAAGTTCACTCGATGAGGAGgtcagttttaaatattttttccatgtgaagcaaaaagcacagggaattttatcaaatttgtcgatTTGCCGATAAAGGTCTATAAAAcggttttacgttctcactttgtggtaaagcagtttatcgattatttatttcacttaattaaTCTTCTTAAATACATGTTGCCTAAAAAATGAACCCAAGTTAGTCATAGCGTTAATAATTAAAGCATAAGAATGTTCAATTCTGGTAAACTAACCGACAACATTGAAAAGCACGACTGCTGAAAATTGTTTCGATTCCAATTCTTAAGAGAATTCAGGAAATAAGATCGATTAGTACGAAGCACCACTCAGATCTTATGTGGCCCTGTAAATGTTTCAACATCGATCACTAGTACTGCCTAAACACAATTCCGCGAACAGCGTCTAGAAGAACTTTGCGCACCACACGAGAGAGTAACGCCAATCTATAATAAAGCAGACGTTAGATT
This genomic interval carries:
- the LOC105218379 gene encoding protein takeout, which codes for MWKLVIFFAAIQLICAQKSEIPEYIKQCRRGDPQLLECFKGSLEHLRPYLSRGIPEIELPSVEPFKMDALALQLTDGPQGYKITLKNLEVLGASNFQVKSMKLSEGDEPFKARIAMPKLNIEAKYTSSGVLLIIPASGGGDFHATFEGVIADITGKVSSNEKSGRSYLHVDSLSLVLNVKDVNMNISGAFNNNRILLEATNLFLRENSRVVLEAMQTQLQKKLAQEFGKLANQLLKNVPKDLFYVD